Proteins encoded in a region of the Mytilus edulis unplaced genomic scaffold, xbMytEdul2.2 SCAFFOLD_1655, whole genome shotgun sequence genome:
- the LOC139508173 gene encoding E3 ubiquitin-protein ligase TRIM71-like — MASSFCKEVCTLCKDDDVSNQAVIWCTECEVFLCMDCDNHHKKSRSSKYHTTMPTEDYHKLPAFMQNISSQCKEHNKKFELFCTFHACPCCVQCVTKHQKCQDIKPLTDILTNVKASVSVQLLQKDLKVLTENFEEIVKYLNSRLNENNVQKTKAIEKIRAMRKSLDDYLNKLEQQIFDDLESNHSKLNSNINTLLKQIEDRSVKIHKLQGEYFKMTQYATELQMYFGLTEMEKIASIATTYIENVKSDDNLKENNLEIKISSALQSILQDVKLFGDVNITTSPSTVQIKAGRNDQAQHSVDTVPEVDQIKVSLLKTVTMPGKIGSVTIYACRILQDSNFLILDHKKHRLLLFDNEGVLMRTVVSFEVNPYDLCIVRKNTVAISLGTLKQAVLVDIENNKIIKTIELSHNCGGVTGDGQILFVISALDDKCTLVNLTDMSHRVIGVGGSFISLFKGNIYCTSPRQDKVSCFKTTGERLWTFMHKDIKCPNGIALDFNGFVYVASFRSNKIVAVSPDGKTCKTILSEADGIVGPIGIDIHRDTRMMIVSSRMSSKRQQIFVFKV; from the coding sequence ATGGCATCATCATTCTGTAAAGAAGTCTGTACACTCTGTAAAGATGATGATGTATCAAATCAAGCAGTTATTTGGTGCACAGAATGTGAGGTTTTCCTTTGCATGGATTGTGATAATCATCACAAAAAATCACGATCATCTAAATACCACACAACCATGCCTACTGAAGATTATCACAAGCTCCCTGCATTCATGCAAAACATAAGCAGCCAGTGCAAAGAACATAATAAAAAGTTTGAGCTGTTTTGTACTTTCCATGCATGTCCTTGTTGTGTCCAGTGTGTTACTAAACACCAGAAATGTCAAGATATAAAGCCTTTGACTGATATCCTTACAAACGTTAAGGCTTCTGTTTCAGTTCAGCTACTTCAGAAAGATTTAAAGGTTCTTACGGAAAACTTTGAAGAGATTGTAAAGTATTTGAATAGCAGGCTTAATGAAAACAACGTTCAGAAAACAAAAGCCATTGAAAAAATTCGTGCTATGAGGAAGTCCTTAGATGATTACTTAAACAAGTTAGAGCAACAAATTTTTGATGACTTAGAATCTAACCACtctaaacttaattcaaatattaacacTCTTCTTAAACAAATCGAAGATCGATCAGTTAAAATTCACAAACTTCAAGGCGAATATTTCAAGATGACACAATATGCAACCGAGTTACAAATGTACTTTGGTTTGACTGAAATGGAGAAGATAGCATCTATAGCAACAACATACATAGAAAATGTAAAGAGTGATGataacttgaaagaaaataacctagaaattaaaatttcatcTGCTCTTCAATCAATTTTGCAAGATGTCAAATTATTTGGAGATGTAAATATCACGACTAGCCCTTCTACTGTTCAAATTAAAGCCGGAAGAAACGATCAAGCACAACATTCAGTAGATACTGTTCCTGAGGTTGATCAAATTAAGGTATCTTTACTGAAAACAGTGACAATGCCCGGAAAAATTGGCTCCGTAACTATATATGCTTGTAGAATTTTACAAGATAGTAATTTTTTAATCCTGGATCACAAAAAACATCGACTATTACTTTTTGATAATGAGGGTGTCTTAATGAGAACAGTAGTGTCATTCGAAGTCAATCCATATGATCTTTGCATTGTTAGAAAAAATACAGTAGCAATCTCACTCGGAACATTAAAGCAAGCAGTTCTGGTTGatatagaaaataacaaaataattaaaacaattgaaCTTTCTCATAACTGCGGTGGAGTAACAGGTGACGGTCAAATTTTATTTGTCATCTCTGCTCTTGATGACAAGTGTACTTTAGTAAATTTGACAGATATGTCTCATAGAGTCATAGGAGTTGGAGGAAGCTTTATTTCGTTATTCAAAGGAAACATTTACTGCACCAGCCCGAGACAAGACAAAGTAAGTTGTTTCAAAACGACTGGAGAACGACTTTGGACATTTATGCACAAGGATATTAAATGTCCAAATGGAATAGCGTTAGACTTCAATGGCTTTGTTTATGTGGCTTCTTTTAGATCCAATAAAATCGTGGCGGTGTCACCAGATGGGAAAACATGTAAGACAATACTATCAGAAGCTGATGGAATTGTCGGTCCTATTGGCATAGACATACACAGAGACACAAGAATGATGATAGTTTCGAGCAGAATGAGTTCTAAAagacaacaaatttttgttttcaaagtttAG